aatccttgacatcgtggatcATCAGATGAGAttatcgtggaacgtgtgggagccaacatggatatccagacgccgttgttggttattgggaggagagatgtctcggtcatgtctgcatgcttcccgaacccgtagggtctacacacttaaggttcgatgacgtcggggttatagggaaatagtgtacgtggttaccgaaggttgttcggagtcccagatgagatcccgtacgtcacgaggagctccgaaatggtccagaggtaaatatttttatatatgaaatgaGAATTTGGACaatggaaatgtttcgggcattaccggtaacgtaccgggaccaccagaagggttccggggtgcaccgggaggggccaccagccccaaaggccatcatgggccaaaaggtggaagggaaccaacccagagtgggctggtgcgcctcccacctaggcccaaggcgcaaggagaggtggaggtggggggggggcaaccctagcgcaggagggggcccaggcccacctggcgcgccacccctcctctccctgccctggccgccacctcctggcgccagatggggccacccctagggtgggaaccctagaggtggcgcaccctcctccctctcctcctataaatacccgggggtattggggctgatttgagacacgaacTCTCTCGCTCTCGACGCAACcctacctctcttcttcctcatccttcgcggtgcttggcgaagctctgtcggagttccacgtagctccaccatcaccacgccgtcgtgctgccggagctctctccttcctccttgctggttcaaggtgttggagacgtgacggggctgcacgtgtgttgaacgcggaggtgccgtggttcggcacatagatcagagtccaccgcgatctgaatcgctacgagtacaactccctcaaccgcgttcatagtaacgcttccgctcagcgatcttcaaagatatgaagatgctcttttccatgctcgttgctggtctctccatagataggtccttgtatggcgtaggaaaattttaaattactacgttccccagcaGGGCGGTGCCAGTGAACCCCTGCGGCGGTGGCGCACACCACGTGCACCCGCGGCTAGCACTGCTCCTGCAGGCCGTGCTCCAAGAGGAAGGAAGCAGCTGTGCGGGCAAGTGGATGGGTCAAGAAAGGATACGAAGGTGGGGAAAACTGGCCGCAGATGGGATGTATTTTCTATAAGCTAAATACGGGTGTAGCGGGCATACGAGGGTAAATATTACGGCTGGAAAACAATCATGCAAGGAGGAGATTCGAATCCGTCGTAAGCGCAACCTTAGAGTGACATTATCAGTATGAATTTTATTAATTACATCTGTGCTCCCGTCAATCCAGCCTCCTCCTACACTGTGGAGGCATTAGGAACTACCCCTAATTGCAGCATTCTAAATCACCTTCTAGCAATGTCCAGGCGGGAAGGCGGTATGGTGATGCGGCTGATAACAAGATACCAGCAACACCGAGCGTACGAAATGCTGGTGATGACATGTGAAATGATAGGAGAGTGAATATGCGTTTTGAAAATTTTACGGATTTGGTTTATACTAATGTGAAATtaaactaaacataaacttttcAAACATAAATTTTAAATATGCTAGGCTCAACTAAATGCACCAACAACCTATGTTAAATAAGATAAGCACTTAAAGAAACTAGCAAGCACACAACTATATCACAAGATATGAAAATGTAGGAGCAACAAAGCAATTCTAACTAGCATAAGATATATCAATATAAGCAAGTATGAATTGTGGGAAGTAAAGGGGTGGGAATGACATAACCACAAGTGAGTCGGGGACGCAGAGTTATATCGAAGTTCACACTTGTGAGAGTGTTAATCTCCGTTGGAACGGTGCCGAAGCCAAAGCTCCGGAGCGCTACCAAGTGGCTCACCGTATTCTCACCTTCGATTCACCCCAACGGATGAGCCTTAGTTCATTTGGGTTGGGGTTGGCCTTGAAGGCGCCAGCACACCTTTACGAACTTCTCCGGAGCACTCCACAAACACCGAAGCTTCCGGAGGAACTTGACCACCTTGATCACTTCACACCCTTACCCGGAGCACACAATAAAGAAAGCTTCTGTGGGAACCTTGGTCACCTAGATCTTGTGACTCGAGGAGTAATAAACTCTCTCATTCGAACAAACCGACGCGGGGAAGTTATACGTcttcaacatatctataattttaaaTTGTTTCATaccattatattatcaatcttgaatacaacatatctataattttaaaTTGTTTCATaccattatattatcaatcttgaatattttatatgcatttatatgttgtattATATGATGATTATTTTAGTATAAATCTATGGAAAGTAATTTTTTGGATGTGGTGTGCTCATCATCTAACTTACTATCAAAACCAAATTTATGAGAAGTAGCTTTGTAAGTCCCTTTGAtctatatattttttttcttttttgcggcTGTTTTGATCTGTATTAATTGATGTTGGTTTAATACAAAGTTGTAGCTTTGTACTAAACCATGTTTGGTGGACCCTACTTTTGGATGCTTCAAAATCGTCAAAACACTATATAGAATGCTTCTAAACTCTCACAAAGACTAATTCAAATGCAATGTACAATATGCCACGTGGACAAAACTACCCAACTTAAAATCATGCAATGCACAGAAAGCGCAAGTAGAAGGGCAAAATATATTGTAGTATTAATTATATCATGATATACATACATAACAGATACACAGTTCAACCAAAAGAAAATTCACACATAAAAGTTCAGAGCACAAAACGTCCCGGGTCCATACAAGAAGTTCAACCAAAAGAAAATTCAAGTCCACAAAACCGAGAACTCAGATATCACATGTGAACTAAAGCTCACTTCATTTCGGGAAGTTTTACTGTATCTTCATCTTATTTTTCTGCGGAGGTGGGTACGTAGACCGGCACCTCTTAACTTTCACAAGTAGGGGCCGCGGGCCGGGCTCAGTGCTGTCCGGGCAGCTTCTCCTTGATTTTGTCCATGATGCCCTTCTTTTCGCCGGTGCCGTCGGTGCCATGCGTCCCAGTACCAGTCATACCGGTGTGTCCCGGCTGACCGTAGGTACCGCCTGTGGCCATGGTGCCAGTTGCCCCCGTGCCGGTCATCCCAGTGTGACCCTGCTGCCCATAGGTGCCGCCGGTGCCGGCCATGCCAATACCCTGCTGTCCGTAGGTGCCGGCGGCGTGCTGCTGGTCACCGTGGCCACCAGGGAGCTTCTCCTTGATCTTATCCTTGatacccttcttcctcctcccgcccATGCCATCGTCCTCAGACTATCACCACCAACGAGAAAAATTCAAGGCGTTGATGCTTTTTCATTCAAAGTCTAAGCGGGAAAATGCCACTCTGCAAATGCTGGCAAGAAGCAAGTAAAGTATATATACACGCACCGAGCTGGAGCTTGAGCTGCCGGAGCGCTGCAGGATCCCGCCGGCCTTGTGCTCCTTCCTCGTCGGCTGGAAATGCCCACCAGCGGCCGCACCGGTGCCGACGCCGCCGTGCGCGCCCATCCCGGTGCCGACGCCGCCGTGCTCGCCCATGCCGGTGCCTACGCCGTGTCCAGCAACCGGGTTACCGTACTCATCGACGCGGTTGGTCGCCTGGCCGTGCTGCTGCTGTCCCTGGTACTCCATCTTGCACAGGTGCTGCTCTTGGTTCTCTCAGAAATCTGGTGGGTTGTCTTCCTCACTTGGCTGCGCAACTGGTGGCTGTGTTGTGTGAGCAGGTGCAGCAGGAGGCACAATTTATAGGCGATCGACGGGATACGATCGTCGGAGGCGCTACGTGTGCTCGCGTGAGTGGGTTGCCGGTGACTGGTGACCAGCCCATAGAGAGAGGCCGGACGTGTGCAGCTACTGGGCGCGTTCGGGTTGCCACGTCTCAGCTTGTTCTCGAAGAGGTGATGACACACAGCACAGGGGGTACTTATTTCCGCTTCCAAAAGTCGTCCTGTTTGCTTAGGAAAATCGCAACTAGAAAGTATCGGCATGGAATTCATCTTTATGCCCAGGATGCCATTGCACGTCTACGAAAATATGCATCGATTCCcccgcaaaaataaaataaataatcatCGATTGAAGATCATACCCCTGCTCCCTAAAAATGGGAAATGGGTCGATTCGGTCTGAGCGACTGTTATGAGATGGATCGAGAAGTGGTGGCAGCACAAGTTCGAAGTCGGCTAGGTGGTGCTTTTCAGTGCAAGGGCTCGAGTTCTTGGGATGAAAATTAAAGGATCTGATCTTTATTGGTTCAACATGGTAATGAGGTCGTTCATGTCACATTCCCTAGTTGAAGACATTGCATAGAGCTTACTCAACTATTCTTCGGAGTGAAAATTCATGATCTAGCCTTGATGGTTGATTCCAATGACAGCGACTCTCATTTGTATTTCCCTTTTCGAAGACATCATCACGATATACTGTTACATATGGTTGCTACCATTattgctttgttgttgttgttgttgtagatgtTATTGTTTGCTGCGGCTACTATGTTGTtcacctttctttctttcttttctaacAATGTGGTTGCGTGTATTTTTGATATCTTGAGTAGTTGTTGAGTCAGGTTGATGCAGAGGCCAAATATAATAAGTATCTTCTTGCCCTACGTGAAAATATGATAAATATCTTTTCGCCCTAGTGAAAATATAATAAATATCTTCTCGCCTTAGGTTGATGCGGATCTCAAAAATCGATGAAGCTTTTTCAAAtccaatgaacttttttcaagtTTGCTGAACTTTTTTTcatattcgatgaacttttttcagatctgatgaaattatttcaaattcaatgaaattcggtgaacttttttcaaaattgcatgaacttttttaaaattttggtgcacttttttataaattcatgaacttttcttcAAAATTCGTAAAATAAATTATTTCACAAACATTTCTGTTTTTTGCATTTAAAAAAATCACATTTAATCATCGTTTGACTCGATCGAACCCAGCAGCGATCGAACCGGAGGGCACCCACTAGCCATCGATGGAGCGAACCCACCAGCGACCGAGCAAAGCGCTTCTATATGGGCCGGCTCACGAGACGACGGTGGGTGGGCGCCAGCTAGGGAAATTGGCGCCTGCAACATCAATTGGGAGCTCCCGTCACCGTGTTAGTTGTTGAGAATATACTATTTGCGCCTCGTTGCGTCAAGCTGTCGACGCTTCACACAGGCGAGCGACCGAGGAGCGACCCATCGGGCCGGCCTGTTTAACTGCTCCAGCGCCCTCGTTTTGAAAACCTTCTAGAGGTCCCAACCGTTTTTTTCCGGTTTTGGGAAACTTATAGAAGGTCTCCTAAACtggtttttatttcattttttgtttcttttttattttttcttcttttatgtttctgttttaaaaatgtttctccaattcaaaaaatgttttgacTTTTTCGAAAactgttctggattttcaaaaactgTTTAggattttccaaaaaaaatctgtattttcaaataatgttcagcattttcaaaaaatgttcttcaaattagaaaaatgtttttgtcttttaaaaaaaatgtgctgggttttataatttttttttgggatatttaaaaaattattccCTTTCAAAAACTGGTTGCAAATTTagaaaaatgttcttgttttcatATTTCGTTCtggagtttaaaaaatgttcccacGCAAAAGTTGTATGTGTTTCCAAATTTTCTTTtggaatttcaaaaatgttcatgtttttgaAAAATTGGTCTTGTTCACTTTTTTGGGTAGTTTAAAATATAGTCGCATTTCAAAGTTGGTTCGCAAATTTTCAAAAAGATCATGTCTTCATGTTTTGTTCGGgagttttgaaaaaatgttccgtttTACAAATTGTTTGcaaattttaaaaattgttcgtGTTTTCAAATTTGTTTCTGGAGTTTCAAAATTGTTTGCATGCAAAAGTTGTTCGTGTTTCCAAAttttgttttggaatttgaaaaatgttcctgttttaaaaaaaatgttcatgttcagTTTTTTGGGTAGTTTAAAAATGTTCCCATTTCTGAAATCTGTTCACaagttttcaaaaaaattcatgttTTCTTGTTTCGTTCGGGAGTTTTGAGAAAATGTTCTGTTTCAAAAATAGttatcaaattttaaaaaatgcccGTGTTTTAAAATTTCGTTCtggagtttaaaaaatgttcgcaTGCAAAAGTTGTTCGTGTTTCCAAATTTTGTTctggaattttaaaaatgtttctgtttttgaaaaattgttCCTGCCCAGTTTTTGGATAGTTTAAAAAAAATCGCTTCTGCAAAATTCATTTGCATGTTTAAAAAATGTTAGAGTTTCCCGTTTGATAAGACATTcactttttgtttttgaaaaataagTTTCATGGTCGGATTTTTTGAAAACATTCGAATCAGCCTTGATGTGTCTTAAGGTTTTATGCTATTCTATAAGCATGAAAGCTCGCTAGCTCGAGTGGCTAATGTTAGGAAAGCAAGTTAtctgtattgaaggcccaagaggcatatatatattacatatgacttgaggtgcaaggaaggaAAGTAaatatagactaataaggactcctagactaatactaatacttcctaacaccccccccccttccctcaaatgcaaagcgtatgtaatagcattgcatttgaagaagtgtaatactaaaaaacaatgataatccaaatccgcgtcttgagagtgtcgtcgtagcatgaagagtcttcaaaacttgtcgagtcgccgaaggagagaacGAAGAGATGGTACATTAGATGTAGACCccacatcacttgaagatacaagataagtatcaagagaagacgggttgtcaaaagaagatggcacatcaagagataaaacattgtgcagaaaatcatagtccacgacaaccgtcaGCAAAAaaagctcggcggataaggcatgatgaacgtagatcgacaatgcaaaagaagtccagaaaatcctataaaaaacaacaagggcaaataggccacaaaagttgcatagaaaggatcaggaccaaagaaagactgacggactaaggtatggtggactcgcatggtatgagaaaacacaaaatatcaacagatttggtggacgcagcggaaaatGACAGAAAGGCCAAAACAACAAAGTAGTAGTAGCAGGAAGTAGCTAGCAGAAAGAGCTAACAAACGAAGGAGCAAGCATGTAGGCAAGCTGCACATGATAGCAGGAGGAGAGCAATACGCATGTACGGCTGCACGAGTTGACACACGCGAGTGAGAAGCGGCTGCACACGGGAAGGCGGCGGCGGGATGGGGCGGTGGTGGGGCGGCGGTGTCGACTGCAGAAGACCCGCGGTCCCGAGGTAGCAGGCCGGCGAGCCAGCAGCAGGAGGATTCGATCTATCGATCTGGCCAGCGTTGGTGCTCCTCTGGATCCGGGGGTTGGTGGCCCTTCGTTTGGAACGCCCTCGAGCGCGACGGCACGGAGAGGAGCGGCCGGATGAGGCGCTTCTCGAGGAGGAGCGGGCCAGGGTCTGGAACGCCCTCGAGCGCGACGACAGGGAGAGGAGCGGCCGGATGAGGCGCTTCTCGAGGAGGAGCGGGCCAGGGTCTGGAACGCCCTGGAGCGCGACGACAGGGACACATGCGCGAGATATCCAGCACCGAGGTTTGAGGAGGAGACATCGGCCAGCGAGAGAAGGCGGCGTAATAGAAGATTGGATCGGGAGGGCGAGTTGCGGCGCCCGAAAAAAATAGcctaagctctaataccatgttaggaaagcaacttatctatattaaaggcccaaggggcatatatatattacatatgACTTGAGGTGTAAGGaatgaaagtaaacatagactaataaggactcctagactaatactaatacttcttaACAGCTAAATCGTATGCTCGGCAAATAGGAGGTCCCCGTTGTTGTATGCGGGCTCAACAACGAAACCAGGGTCACGTCCCATGTCAAGACCATACCACCGCATGCCCAACCGTCACCAAGTAAAAATGCCTACAACGTCATTTATCAAAGAAAAATGTGTTATGCTTAGTACAAATCGATTTCGGTGATCTTTCCACGCAGAAAGTTAGCTTGAAGGCCAGCCACACAAGCAAGACTCATGTTACTTCATTTAGTTCTGATTAAGAGAATACACGCACATACATTCATCTTTATAAATGCACACACGCATGCCTACCCTATGATTGGGGATACCATGGTCTCTCTAACCATACAATGGTTTGCTAGGAGCCTAGAACATGACTGTCGTTAGAGCCTCTGTACCGGATGGTATATCCCATGAAAATTGGTTTACAAATACCATGAAATGTTTTTCACGGCTTTTGTTTTGCTAGAACAGATCCCCTAAAAAATTGATGTTTCTAACAAAATTACATAAACTCCCCTGAAAGCGTAATCTAAATTACAGTCGGGTCTTTCGGTTCCCAGGCCACGGCCGCACCGGCCGAGCTCTTGCTGTCGCGTCATTGCCGGAGGCTCCTCCCTCCATCGCTATTGCCGCGCACAACGTCGACGGCGGCCCGAGCCATTGTTGCTGCCTCGCTCGCGCTAGCTAGCTAGCAAAACACGTACGCGGCTACGTTGCGCGTTGTTGTTGCACCCGGTGGCCGACCTGCAAACTCGTGCGTGGCTGGCGCATATGGCAGCGAGAAGTGGATGCGGGTCGCGGACGACCGACAGCGGCGACGTGTGGCAGCTCGCGTGTGGCGGGGACGAGATTTGACCGGAATCAAGCAGGGGAGGCCGCGGCGCCAGTTACGAGGGAAGTTGTTGGGGTTGAAATTTTCTTTCCGCAAATGATAGAGAATACTGTAAAAAGAGTAGCCCCTTCCGTAGATATAAATGAAATGGGATGCGAGGATCTCCCAAAACAATTCTGGGATGAacgaatatactccctccgttcttaaatataattctttgtagagatttcactagtggactatatatggatgtatatagacatactttagagtatagattcaatcattttggttTGTGTGTAGACccg
This genomic stretch from Hordeum vulgare subsp. vulgare chromosome 6H, MorexV3_pseudomolecules_assembly, whole genome shotgun sequence harbors:
- the LOC123402911 gene encoding dehydrin DHN3-like, producing MEYQGQQQHGQATNRVDEYGNPVAGHGVGTGMGEHGGVGTGMGAHGGVGTGAAAGGHFQPTRKEHKAGGILQRSGSSSSSSSEDDGMGGRRKKGIKDKIKEKLPGGHGDQQHAAGTYGQQGIGMAGTGGTYGQQGHTGMTGTGATGTMATGGTYGQPGHTGMTGTGTHGTDGTGEKKGIMDKIKEKLPGQH